One window of Cellulomonas shaoxiangyii genomic DNA carries:
- a CDS encoding zinc-dependent alcohol dehydrogenase → MRALTWQGREKVTVETVPDPRVQEPTDAVIRVTSTAICGSDLHLYGVLGPYLRPGDVLGHEAMGVVEEVGPEAAGRLKVGDRVVVPFGIACGTCFFCTRGLQSQCETTQVRAQGKGAALFGYTELYGSVPGGQAEYLRVPQAQYGPVVVPDDGRPDETYLYLSDVLPTAWQAVAYADVPPGGTVAVVGLGPIGQMAARIALHRGAGRVIGIDMVPERLAMAARHGVDVLDSSATGDVPAVVRDRTQGRGADAVIEAVGMEAHGSPVFQLAQRSAGLLPDALAKPFIEKAGVDRMAALQTALGAARRGATVSVVGVYGGAIDPFPMMDVFDRQLTVRFGQANVRRWTDEILPLVTDDADPLGVLDLRTHRVPLERGPELYDTFQRKTDGCIKVVLDPAA, encoded by the coding sequence GTGCGCGCACTGACCTGGCAGGGCCGCGAGAAGGTCACCGTCGAGACCGTCCCGGACCCGCGGGTCCAGGAGCCGACCGACGCCGTGATCCGGGTGACGTCGACCGCGATCTGCGGCTCCGACCTGCACCTGTACGGCGTCCTCGGCCCGTACCTGCGCCCGGGGGACGTCCTGGGCCACGAGGCGATGGGCGTCGTCGAGGAGGTCGGGCCCGAGGCGGCGGGACGGCTCAAGGTCGGCGACCGCGTCGTCGTGCCGTTCGGCATCGCGTGCGGCACGTGCTTCTTCTGCACCCGCGGCCTGCAGTCCCAGTGCGAGACGACGCAGGTGCGTGCGCAGGGCAAGGGCGCGGCGCTGTTCGGATACACCGAGCTGTACGGCAGCGTGCCCGGCGGCCAGGCGGAGTACCTGCGCGTGCCCCAGGCGCAGTACGGACCCGTCGTCGTGCCGGACGACGGCCGCCCCGACGAGACGTACCTCTACCTCTCCGACGTGCTGCCCACCGCGTGGCAGGCCGTCGCGTACGCCGACGTCCCGCCGGGCGGCACGGTCGCCGTCGTCGGCCTCGGCCCGATCGGCCAGATGGCCGCGCGCATCGCGCTGCACCGCGGTGCGGGGCGGGTCATCGGCATCGACATGGTGCCCGAGCGCCTGGCCATGGCGGCCCGGCACGGCGTCGACGTCCTCGACTCCTCCGCCACGGGCGACGTGCCGGCCGTGGTCCGCGACCGCACGCAGGGCCGTGGTGCGGACGCGGTCATCGAGGCCGTCGGCATGGAGGCGCACGGCTCACCCGTCTTCCAGCTGGCCCAGCGGTCCGCCGGGCTCCTGCCCGACGCGCTCGCGAAGCCGTTCATCGAGAAGGCGGGTGTCGACCGCATGGCCGCGCTGCAGACGGCCCTCGGCGCCGCCCGGCGTGGCGCGACCGTGTCGGTCGTCGGCGTGTACGGCGGCGCGATCGACCCGTTCCCGATGATGGACGTGTTCGACCGGCAGCTCACGGTCCGGTTCGGCCAGGCCAACGTGCGCCGCTGGACCGACGAGATCCTGCCGCTGGTCACCGACGACGCGGACCCGCTCGGCGTGCTCGACCTGCGCACCCACCGGGTCCCGCTCGAGCGCGGGCCGGAGCTCTACGACACGTTCCAGCGCAAGACGGACGGCTGCATCAAGGTCGTGCTGGACCCCGCGG
- a CDS encoding DUF1697 domain-containing protein — translation MTVMVALLRGVNVGPSTRVPMAELRRVVAACGYGEVRTYVNSGNVVLTSDDPDQDAVAARLRDACAGAFPVRPDVVVRTRDELHAVVAANPFLDRDEDPTHHHVVFLPGRDRAALPDLDIASFHPEDLAAGEREVYLYLPHGMGRSALAARLAALKGPRGTARNWRTVTTLAAMADAVV, via the coding sequence ATGACGGTCATGGTCGCGCTGCTGCGCGGCGTCAACGTGGGCCCGTCCACCAGGGTCCCGATGGCCGAGCTGCGCCGCGTCGTGGCAGCGTGCGGCTACGGCGAGGTCCGCACCTACGTGAACAGCGGCAACGTGGTGCTGACGTCCGACGACCCGGACCAGGACGCCGTCGCGGCCCGCTTGCGGGACGCGTGCGCCGGTGCGTTCCCCGTGCGCCCCGACGTCGTCGTCCGCACGCGGGACGAGCTGCACGCCGTGGTCGCCGCGAACCCGTTCCTCGACCGCGACGAGGACCCGACGCACCACCACGTCGTCTTCCTGCCGGGCCGGGACCGCGCCGCGCTGCCGGACCTCGACATCGCGTCGTTCCACCCCGAGGACCTGGCGGCGGGGGAGCGCGAGGTGTACCTCTACCTGCCGCACGGCATGGGGCGGTCGGCGCTGGCTGCCCGGCTGGCGGCCCTGAAGGGCCCGCGCGGCACGGCGCGCAACTGGCGCACGGTGACGACGCTGGCCGCGATGGCGGACGCCGTGGTCTGA
- a CDS encoding mechanosensitive ion channel domain-containing protein encodes MRDHLPDPAALPPDPVAAATPSPAPEVVQEVVRDVGDVVVPLLAVAAGAVVGYLLATLVGLLVRRVAPRSAIAAELSRRARRPLRVALLVVSVWVALRLSTDRSDAWRPGVEHALLIALIVALTWLIGSLAFVFEDVALQRYRVDVKDNRHARRVRTQVQVLRRLTVAILVVIGVAAVLLTFPGARTVGASLFASAGLISIVAGLAAQSSLANVFAGMQLAFTDAIRVDDVVVVADEWGRIEEITLTYVVVHVWDDRRLILPSTYFTTTPFENWTRRAAELLGTVELDVDWAVPVEAMRAELTRLLSVTDLWDGRVGILQVTDAVGGVVRLRALASAVDAPTLFDLRCYVREGLVAWLQREAPQGLPRTRWEDGAGAPVRPAVPQGTAGTDAPAPAGRGSAGGPGAPSAPSVRPPAEDRGGTPSRPAHDSTVVLPGPGTWASDDTQLLVPTGRDARLFTGSIDAIARSQAFAGPGQEAIDEREHAASGSVPRVDEQGRARPAAHATPPGDGAGDGVVGPPVREGRGGPASAPVVDPGAGTVADPGTVGDTGTTDVRTRPQPRVDPDARPTLPTRRSTRTRGESDPGGE; translated from the coding sequence GTGCGCGACCACCTCCCCGACCCCGCTGCCCTGCCGCCCGACCCCGTCGCGGCCGCCACGCCGAGCCCCGCACCGGAGGTCGTGCAGGAGGTCGTGCGCGACGTCGGAGACGTCGTGGTGCCGCTCCTGGCGGTCGCCGCCGGTGCCGTCGTCGGCTACCTGCTCGCGACGCTCGTCGGACTGCTGGTGCGCCGGGTCGCCCCGCGCAGCGCGATCGCCGCCGAGCTGTCCCGCCGCGCGCGCCGGCCGCTGCGCGTCGCGCTGCTCGTCGTCTCCGTCTGGGTCGCCCTGCGGCTGAGCACCGACCGGTCCGACGCGTGGCGGCCCGGCGTCGAGCACGCCCTGCTCATCGCGCTCATCGTCGCGCTGACCTGGTTGATCGGGTCGCTCGCGTTCGTCTTCGAGGACGTCGCGCTGCAGCGGTACCGCGTCGACGTGAAGGACAACCGGCACGCCCGCCGCGTCCGCACGCAGGTGCAGGTGCTGCGCCGCCTCACGGTCGCGATCCTGGTCGTCATCGGCGTCGCCGCGGTGCTGCTGACGTTCCCCGGCGCGCGCACGGTGGGCGCCAGTCTGTTCGCGTCCGCGGGCCTCATCTCCATCGTCGCCGGTCTGGCCGCGCAGAGCTCCCTCGCCAACGTGTTCGCGGGCATGCAGCTCGCGTTCACCGACGCGATCCGCGTCGACGACGTGGTCGTGGTCGCCGACGAGTGGGGTCGGATCGAGGAGATCACGCTCACCTACGTCGTCGTGCACGTGTGGGACGACCGGCGCCTCATCCTGCCGTCCACGTACTTCACGACGACGCCCTTCGAGAACTGGACGCGCCGCGCCGCCGAGCTGCTCGGCACGGTCGAGCTCGACGTCGACTGGGCGGTGCCCGTCGAGGCGATGCGTGCGGAGCTCACGCGCCTGCTCTCGGTCACGGACCTGTGGGACGGGCGTGTCGGCATCCTGCAGGTCACGGACGCGGTCGGCGGCGTCGTGCGGCTGCGGGCGCTCGCGAGCGCGGTCGACGCCCCGACGCTGTTCGACCTGCGCTGCTACGTGCGCGAGGGCCTCGTCGCGTGGCTGCAGCGCGAGGCGCCGCAGGGTCTGCCGCGCACGCGCTGGGAGGACGGCGCCGGCGCGCCGGTCCGCCCGGCGGTGCCGCAGGGCACGGCCGGTACGGATGCCCCGGCGCCCGCCGGCCGCGGCTCCGCGGGCGGGCCGGGAGCGCCGTCCGCGCCGTCGGTGCGCCCGCCGGCCGAGGACCGCGGCGGGACGCCGTCCCGCCCGGCCCACGACTCGACCGTCGTGCTGCCGGGCCCCGGCACGTGGGCGTCCGACGACACGCAGCTCCTGGTCCCCACCGGCCGCGACGCGCGCCTGTTCACCGGCAGCATCGACGCGATCGCGCGCTCGCAGGCGTTCGCCGGACCCGGGCAGGAGGCGATCGACGAGCGGGAGCACGCGGCGAGCGGCAGCGTGCCGCGCGTGGACGAGCAGGGTCGCGCCCGTCCGGCCGCGCACGCGACGCCGCCGGGGGACGGCGCGGGGGACGGGGTCGTCGGCCCGCCGGTGCGCGAAGGGCGGGGAGGACCCGCGTCGGCGCCCGTGGTGGACCCCGGGGCGGGGACCGTCGCCGACCCGGGGACCGTCGGCGACACCGGGACGACCGACGTGCGCACGCGCCCGCAGCCGCGTGTCGACCCGGACGCCCGCCCCACCCTGCCGACGCGCCGCTCGACGCGCACCCGCGGCGAGAGCGACCCGGGCGGCGAGTGA
- a CDS encoding helix-turn-helix transcriptional regulator: MSGPSARLLSLLSLLQARRDWPGVALAERLQVSPRTVRRDVDRLRELGYPVHATKGPDGGYRLEAGSQMPPLLLDDEQVLALTLALQTASTGVDGVDEAAGRALATLRQVMPARLRAAADALAVTVVPRAERRERSAVPPAVLLAVGAAVRVREVLRFDYDGGSGPVLGTGDAAFRPPRRAEPHHLVTWGGRWYLVAYDLDRADWRTFRVDRMTPRTPTGPRVAERAVPGGDVSAFVADRLGARPAWPCRGEAVLDLPADQVARWSGRDALVEPVGEHRARLVTGAWSWDGLASVLGMYGVPFEVVGPDELRAAVRTLADRFVRAAG, from the coding sequence ATGTCCGGACCGTCCGCACGCCTGCTCTCGCTGCTCTCGCTGCTCCAGGCGCGGCGCGACTGGCCGGGCGTGGCGCTGGCCGAGCGGCTGCAGGTCAGCCCGCGCACCGTCCGGCGGGACGTCGACCGGCTGCGGGAGCTCGGCTACCCCGTGCACGCCACCAAGGGCCCGGACGGCGGGTACCGGCTCGAGGCGGGCAGCCAGATGCCACCGCTGCTGCTCGACGACGAGCAGGTCCTCGCCCTGACGCTCGCGCTGCAGACGGCGTCGACCGGCGTCGACGGCGTCGACGAGGCCGCCGGGCGCGCCCTCGCGACGCTGCGCCAGGTCATGCCCGCGCGGCTGCGCGCGGCCGCCGACGCGCTCGCCGTCACGGTCGTGCCGCGTGCGGAACGGCGCGAGCGGTCGGCGGTGCCGCCCGCGGTGCTGCTCGCCGTCGGGGCCGCCGTACGGGTGCGCGAGGTGCTGCGCTTCGACTACGACGGAGGCAGCGGACCCGTGCTCGGCACCGGCGACGCCGCCTTCCGCCCGCCGCGGCGCGCCGAGCCGCACCACCTCGTCACGTGGGGCGGGCGCTGGTACCTCGTGGCCTACGACCTCGACCGTGCCGACTGGCGCACGTTCCGGGTCGACCGAATGACCCCGCGCACGCCGACCGGGCCCCGCGTGGCGGAGCGCGCGGTGCCGGGCGGCGACGTGTCGGCGTTCGTGGCCGACCGGCTCGGCGCGCGCCCCGCGTGGCCCTGCCGCGGCGAGGCGGTGCTCGACCTGCCGGCCGACCAGGTCGCCCGCTGGTCCGGGCGCGACGCCCTGGTCGAGCCCGTCGGCGAGCACCGGGCCCGGCTCGTCACCGGCGCGTGGTCGTGGGACGGGCTCGCGTCCGTGCTCGGCATGTACGGCGTGCCGTTCGAGGTCGTGGGCCCGGACGAGCTGCGCGCGGCCGTGCGGACCCTGGCGGACCGGTTCGTGCGGGCGGCGGGCTGA
- a CDS encoding DNA-3-methyladenine glycosylase family protein encodes MHVPAELAATPALASLAARAVPGVEEVDVLAGTVRRLVDLGAGPTPVTVTLTGAGVSAADDDASPAAQPALRRLLARWFGVDDDLDEVHAALGDDPVLAPLLRARPHLRVLGHPDGFEAAVQAVLTQQVSLRAGRTLGGRLAEAYGRPHPSGLRAYPTPEAVAAADPVALQAVLRVPHARAGAVHAIAAACADGLRLAPGVPAAEVRRSLLALRGVGPWTADVVALRALGDRDAYPSGDLVLRRALRVPHARDVAAAGLAWEGRRAWAATHLWASVGYAD; translated from the coding sequence GTGCACGTCCCCGCCGAGCTCGCCGCCACCCCCGCGCTCGCCTCCCTCGCGGCCCGGGCGGTGCCGGGGGTCGAGGAGGTCGACGTGCTCGCCGGCACGGTGCGTCGCCTCGTGGACCTCGGTGCGGGACCGACGCCCGTGACGGTCACCCTGACGGGCGCCGGGGTGTCCGCGGCCGACGACGACGCGTCCCCGGCCGCGCAGCCCGCGCTCCGGCGCCTGCTGGCCCGGTGGTTCGGCGTCGACGACGACCTCGACGAGGTGCACGCGGCACTCGGCGACGACCCCGTGCTGGCCCCCCTCCTGCGCGCGCGCCCGCACCTGCGCGTGCTCGGCCACCCCGACGGGTTCGAGGCGGCCGTGCAGGCCGTGCTCACGCAGCAGGTCTCGCTGCGCGCGGGCCGCACGCTCGGCGGGCGCCTCGCGGAGGCCTACGGGCGCCCCCACCCGAGCGGCCTGCGCGCCTACCCCACGCCCGAGGCGGTCGCGGCCGCGGACCCGGTGGCGCTGCAGGCGGTCCTGCGGGTGCCCCACGCGCGCGCCGGGGCGGTGCACGCGATCGCCGCTGCGTGCGCCGACGGGCTCCGGCTGGCCCCGGGGGTGCCCGCCGCCGAGGTCCGCCGGTCGCTGCTGGCGCTGCGCGGCGTCGGCCCGTGGACGGCCGACGTCGTGGCGCTGCGCGCGCTGGGCGACCGGGACGCCTACCCCTCGGGCGACCTCGTGCTGCGCCGCGCCCTGCGGGTCCCGCACGCGCGGGACGTCGCCGCGGCGGGTCTCGCGTGGGAGGGCCGGCGGGCGTGGGCGGCCACCCACCTGTGGGCCTCGGTCGGCTACGCCGACTGA
- a CDS encoding toxin-antitoxin system HicB family antitoxin translates to MDLTRYVDDLQHRLATAAGAGGDDARELALRLTAPLDAAVRLVLLDALSAAAAEISAELAPGAVDVRLRAGEPEFVVAVPAPVAAPVPTGTSPVGTSPAAAPDADAAATTRTTLRLPDHLKSQVEVAAAHDGVSVNTWLVRTVAAALDLPPGRSAPQAAPGQRSGDRVTGWVR, encoded by the coding sequence ATGGATCTGACCCGCTACGTCGACGACCTCCAGCACCGGCTCGCCACGGCGGCCGGCGCCGGAGGCGACGACGCCCGCGAGCTCGCGCTGCGCCTAACCGCGCCGCTCGACGCCGCGGTGCGACTGGTCCTGCTCGACGCCCTCTCGGCGGCCGCCGCCGAGATCTCCGCCGAGCTCGCGCCCGGCGCCGTGGACGTCCGGCTGCGTGCCGGCGAGCCGGAGTTCGTCGTCGCCGTCCCCGCCCCGGTCGCCGCGCCGGTCCCCACGGGCACGTCCCCCGTGGGCACGTCCCCCGCGGCCGCGCCGGACGCCGACGCGGCCGCCACCACCCGGACCACGCTCCGCCTGCCCGACCACCTCAAGTCGCAGGTCGAGGTGGCCGCCGCCCACGACGGGGTCTCCGTCAACACGTGGCTCGTCCGCACCGTCGCCGCCGCGCTCGACCTGCCCCCCGGCCGGTCCGCGCCCCAGGCGGCACCCGGCCAGCGCAGCGGCGACCGCGTCACCGGCTGGGTGCGCTGA
- a CDS encoding methylated-DNA--[protein]-cysteine S-methyltransferase, whose translation MDAMQRIGTAGAAHAVVVDAVVHAVVDSPVGPVVVAVEDGAVTHLRLPRTDGGPAADAVGERVVPEDDPVLAEAVRQLTAYFAGDLREFDLPLRYAGTAFQRRVWDGLRQVPYGTTTSYGALAAAVGLDPRTTARAVGAANGANRMAIVVPCHRVIGAGGKLVGFAAGLDRKRTLLELERRATGGPALLF comes from the coding sequence ATGGACGCGATGCAGCGGATCGGCACGGCCGGGGCGGCCCACGCGGTCGTTGTCGACGCGGTCGTCCACGCGGTCGTCGACTCACCGGTCGGGCCGGTGGTCGTGGCCGTCGAGGACGGCGCCGTGACGCACCTGCGCCTGCCGCGCACGGACGGCGGACCCGCGGCCGACGCCGTGGGGGAGCGGGTCGTGCCCGAGGACGACCCGGTGCTCGCCGAGGCCGTCCGCCAGCTCACCGCGTACTTCGCCGGGGACCTGCGCGAGTTCGACCTGCCGCTGCGCTACGCCGGCACCGCGTTCCAGCGGCGGGTGTGGGACGGGCTGCGGCAGGTCCCGTACGGCACGACGACGTCCTACGGCGCGCTCGCGGCCGCGGTCGGCCTGGACCCGCGGACCACGGCGCGCGCGGTCGGCGCCGCGAACGGCGCCAACCGGATGGCGATCGTGGTGCCGTGCCACCGGGTGATCGGCGCCGGCGGCAAGCTCGTCGGCTTCGCCGCGGGCCTGGACCGCAAGCGCACGCTGCTGGAGCTCGAGCGGCGGGCGACCGGCGGCCCGGCGCTGCTCTTCTGA
- a CDS encoding ABC transporter permease, with amino-acid sequence MTTTTTQEPAVRAPARPEDARRSWWGDVGLVMARELRPVVREPFSVVFGLVQPLVFLALFGPLLAGSVGTDLPAGSVWQWFVPGIIVMTTLFGTSTTGSNLQYEMQSGAHERLLVTPLSRSSQLVGRSLKEMAPLVAQALLVVVVMLPFGFRPDPVGTVLGLALLAVLGVGLGSLSYALAIAVRRQEWMFWAVQQTVLFPVLILSGLLLPLESGPRWMQVAAQVNPLRWVVEAERALFAGDLTASVVLWGLVAAAATAVLGLLVGVRTLLRSTD; translated from the coding sequence ATGACCACGACGACGACCCAGGAGCCGGCCGTGCGCGCGCCGGCGCGGCCCGAGGACGCCCGCCGCTCGTGGTGGGGCGACGTCGGGCTGGTCATGGCCCGCGAGCTGCGCCCGGTGGTGCGCGAGCCGTTCTCGGTGGTGTTCGGGCTGGTGCAGCCGCTCGTCTTCCTCGCGCTGTTCGGGCCGCTGCTCGCCGGGTCGGTGGGCACGGACCTGCCGGCCGGGAGCGTGTGGCAGTGGTTCGTGCCGGGGATCATCGTGATGACGACGCTGTTCGGCACGTCGACGACCGGCTCCAACCTGCAGTACGAGATGCAGTCGGGCGCCCACGAGCGGCTGCTGGTCACGCCGCTGTCGCGGTCCTCGCAGCTCGTCGGCCGGTCGCTGAAGGAGATGGCGCCGCTGGTCGCGCAGGCGCTGCTGGTCGTCGTGGTGATGCTGCCGTTCGGGTTCCGGCCGGACCCCGTGGGCACGGTGCTCGGGCTCGCGCTGCTGGCCGTGCTCGGCGTCGGGCTCGGCTCGCTCAGCTACGCGCTGGCGATCGCCGTCCGCCGGCAGGAGTGGATGTTCTGGGCCGTGCAGCAGACGGTGCTGTTCCCCGTCCTGATCCTCTCCGGCCTGCTGCTGCCGCTCGAGAGCGGGCCGCGGTGGATGCAGGTGGCCGCGCAGGTGAACCCGCTGCGGTGGGTGGTGGAGGCCGAGCGTGCGCTGTTCGCCGGCGACCTGACGGCGTCCGTGGTGCTGTGGGGGCTGGTGGCGGCGGCCGCGACGGCGGTGCTCGGCCTGCTCGTGGGGGTGCGGACGCTCCTGCGGTCGACCGACTGA
- a CDS encoding ABC transporter ATP-binding protein, producing the protein MTSDLAVDVRGLRKSFGDQTVLDGIDLAVRAGTVTALLGPNGAGKTTTVGILSTLLTADGGTARVAGHDVAAEPQAVRAAIGVTGQVSAVDDLLTGAENLRLMTSLHHLGRRAGRERVDALLEQFGLVDAARKPVSTWSGGMRRKLDLAMTLVGSPAVVFLDEPTTGLDPRSRRTLWDEVRALVAAGTTILLTTQYLEEADRLADRVAVLDGGRVVAEGTPAELKSAHDAGSLDDVFLRLTEPSTEPATGPSTRSSTQPATDPTSKEVA; encoded by the coding sequence ATGACCAGCGACCTCGCCGTGGACGTGCGCGGACTGCGCAAGTCGTTCGGTGACCAGACCGTGCTCGACGGCATCGACCTCGCCGTCCGCGCGGGCACCGTCACCGCCCTGCTGGGCCCCAACGGCGCCGGCAAGACCACCACCGTGGGCATCCTGTCGACACTCCTGACGGCCGACGGCGGGACGGCGCGCGTCGCCGGCCACGACGTCGCGGCCGAGCCGCAGGCCGTGCGCGCCGCCATCGGCGTCACGGGCCAGGTCTCCGCCGTCGACGACCTGCTCACGGGCGCCGAGAACCTGCGCCTGATGACGTCGCTGCACCACCTGGGCCGGCGGGCCGGACGCGAGCGCGTCGACGCGCTGCTCGAGCAGTTCGGCCTGGTCGACGCGGCGCGCAAGCCGGTCTCGACGTGGTCCGGCGGCATGCGCCGCAAGCTCGACCTCGCGATGACGCTGGTCGGCTCGCCGGCCGTCGTCTTCCTCGACGAGCCGACCACGGGCCTGGACCCGCGCAGCCGCCGCACGCTGTGGGACGAGGTGCGCGCCCTCGTGGCGGCCGGCACCACGATCCTGCTGACGACCCAGTACCTCGAGGAGGCGGACCGGCTGGCGGACCGCGTCGCCGTGCTCGACGGCGGCCGCGTCGTCGCCGAGGGCACGCCCGCCGAGCTCAAGTCGGCGCACGACGCCGGGTCGCTCGACGACGTCTTCCTGCGCCTCACCGAGCCGTCGACGGAGCCCGCGACAGGGCCCTCGACGCGGTCCTCGACGCAGCCCGCGACCGACCCGACCTCGAAGGAGGTGGCCTGA
- a CDS encoding DUF4097 family beta strand repeat-containing protein: MPTFPAPGPVPVLVDVPFGNLHVVAGDRDDVVVTVLPAEPAKSGSVRAAEETRVARDGDAVTIVYPAAWKQYVHPFSAGGARVTIELPAGSDLRGKAGSLYAEGRLGTVDLTLNGGDARIDEAARLRLKVSAGAVVVRRVTGATEVKASAGGVRLDEMAGEGTVRASNGPTQVGSVTGVLEIVGAHAEIVVGRVRGTLTAKAAHAGIRVGPVESGNVRLTSSYGSIEVGVPEGTAAWLDVASEHGSVRNQLTPTHGPVEEQSTAQVFASTGWGDVILRRP, translated from the coding sequence ATGCCCACCTTCCCCGCGCCCGGCCCCGTCCCGGTCCTCGTCGACGTCCCGTTCGGCAACCTGCACGTCGTCGCCGGCGACCGTGACGACGTGGTCGTCACGGTCCTGCCGGCCGAGCCCGCCAAGTCCGGCTCCGTACGCGCCGCCGAGGAGACCCGGGTCGCGCGCGACGGCGACGCCGTGACGATCGTGTACCCCGCCGCGTGGAAGCAGTACGTCCACCCGTTCTCGGCGGGCGGCGCGCGCGTCACCATCGAGCTGCCCGCCGGGTCGGACCTGCGCGGCAAGGCCGGCTCGCTGTACGCGGAGGGCCGGCTCGGCACGGTCGACCTCACCCTGAACGGCGGCGACGCCCGCATCGACGAGGCCGCCCGCCTGAGGCTCAAGGTGTCCGCGGGCGCGGTGGTCGTGCGGCGGGTCACCGGCGCCACGGAGGTCAAGGCCAGCGCCGGCGGCGTGCGCCTCGACGAGATGGCCGGCGAGGGGACCGTCCGGGCGAGCAACGGGCCCACGCAGGTCGGGTCCGTCACGGGGGTCCTCGAGATCGTCGGTGCGCACGCCGAGATCGTGGTCGGCCGCGTGCGCGGCACCCTCACCGCCAAGGCGGCCCACGCCGGCATCCGGGTCGGGCCCGTCGAGTCGGGCAACGTGCGGCTCACCTCGTCCTACGGCTCGATCGAGGTCGGCGTGCCCGAGGGCACGGCCGCCTGGCTCGACGTCGCCTCGGAGCACGGGTCGGTGCGCAACCAGCTGACTCCCACGCACGGTCCGGTCGAGGAGCAGTCCACGGCACAGGTCTTCGCGAGCACCGGGTGGGGCGACGTGATCCTGCGCCGCCCCTGA
- a CDS encoding ATP-binding cassette domain-containing protein encodes MIRTRGLTKDFVVSRTETVHAVRGVDLEIAPGELVAMLGPNGAGKSTTMRMLTTLVRPTAGTATVAGADVVAEPALVRRRIGYVGQGNGAGHAQRVGDELVVQGRVYGLDRPAARRRAGELLDALDLADLARRKVADLSGGQRRRLDVALGLVHAPRLLFLDEPSTGLDPHTRANLWEHVLRLRREHDMTIVLTTHYLDEADTMAERVVVVDHGRVIADDTADGLKRDLAGDRVEVTAATPDDATRLAALVERLPGGREVVLTGTHVTGRVADGPASVPVVVRAAGDAGLAIVAVQAVRPTLDDVFLALTGRSLRDGGPAGAAPHEDPTQERAAAAAGKDAA; translated from the coding sequence ATGATCCGCACCCGTGGGCTGACGAAGGACTTCGTCGTCAGCCGCACCGAGACCGTGCACGCCGTGCGCGGCGTCGACCTCGAGATCGCACCCGGCGAGCTCGTCGCGATGCTCGGCCCCAACGGGGCCGGCAAGTCCACGACGATGCGCATGCTGACGACGCTCGTCCGCCCCACGGCCGGCACCGCCACGGTCGCCGGTGCGGACGTCGTCGCCGAGCCGGCGCTCGTGCGCCGGCGCATCGGCTACGTCGGGCAGGGCAACGGCGCCGGACACGCGCAGCGTGTCGGCGACGAGCTCGTCGTGCAGGGCCGCGTCTACGGCCTCGACCGGCCCGCCGCCCGCCGGCGCGCGGGTGAGCTCCTGGACGCGCTCGACCTCGCCGACCTCGCCCGGCGCAAGGTCGCCGACCTGTCCGGCGGCCAGCGGCGGCGCCTCGACGTCGCGCTCGGGCTCGTGCACGCGCCGCGCCTGCTGTTCCTCGACGAGCCGAGCACGGGCCTCGACCCGCACACCCGAGCGAACCTGTGGGAGCACGTGCTCCGGCTGCGCCGCGAGCACGACATGACGATCGTCCTGACGACCCACTACCTCGACGAGGCCGACACGATGGCCGAGCGCGTGGTGGTCGTGGACCACGGCCGCGTGATCGCCGACGACACCGCCGACGGCCTCAAGCGCGACCTGGCGGGGGACAGGGTCGAGGTGACGGCAGCCACGCCGGACGACGCCACGCGCCTCGCCGCGCTCGTCGAGCGCCTGCCGGGTGGGCGCGAGGTCGTGCTCACCGGGACGCACGTCACCGGACGGGTGGCCGACGGTCCGGCGTCCGTGCCGGTCGTGGTGCGCGCCGCCGGCGACGCCGGCCTCGCCATCGTCGCGGTGCAGGCCGTGCGCCCCACGCTCGACGACGTCTTCCTCGCCCTGACCGGGCGCAGCCTCCGCGACGGCGGCCCCGCCGGCGCGGCACCCCACGAGGACCCCACGCAGGAGCGGGCGGCCGCGGCCGCCGGGAAGGACGCGGCATGA